One genomic region from Thermoleptolyngbya sichuanensis A183 encodes:
- a CDS encoding nicotinate-nucleotide adenylyltransferase: MHIALFGTSADPPTRAHQDILVWLADQFDEVAVWASDNPFKLHQTPLEHRTAMLRLMVAAIHPPRRNLHVYPDLSHPRALVTVNRARRRWQRATFTLVVGSDLVAQLPKWYRVEALLQAVRLLVVPRPGYPLQEADLEPLRKLGATVAIAPHEGIPASSTAYRTDKDPHLLIPPIEAYIHQQRLYTSCQDDTPASLVTPLHTS; the protein is encoded by the coding sequence ATGCACATCGCCCTTTTTGGAACCAGCGCCGACCCACCAACCCGCGCCCACCAGGATATTCTGGTATGGCTGGCGGATCAGTTTGATGAGGTGGCAGTGTGGGCTTCGGACAACCCGTTCAAGCTGCACCAAACGCCACTGGAACATCGCACGGCCATGCTGCGGCTCATGGTGGCGGCAATTCACCCCCCTCGCCGGAATTTGCACGTCTATCCCGACCTCAGCCATCCGCGAGCGCTGGTGACGGTGAACCGGGCACGGAGGCGATGGCAGCGGGCGACGTTTACGCTGGTGGTAGGGTCTGACTTGGTGGCGCAGTTGCCCAAGTGGTATCGGGTGGAGGCGCTGTTGCAGGCAGTGCGGCTGCTGGTGGTGCCCCGGCCGGGCTATCCCCTGCAAGAGGCGGATCTGGAGCCGCTGCGGAAACTGGGCGCAACGGTGGCGATCGCCCCCCACGAAGGCATTCCCGCCTCTTCCACCGCCTACCGCACCGACAAAGACCCACACCTGCTCATTCCTCCCATCGAGGCATATATTCACCAACAGCGCCTCTACACCTCATGCCAGGACGACACTCCCGCAAGCCTAGTGACTCCACTCCACACCAGCTAG
- a CDS encoding nicotinate phosphoribosyltransferase, translated as MAASALNITPADYGLLTDLYQLTMAACYVGEDLALRPASFELFVRRLPQSFGYLVAMGLEQALDYLQQLKFSTSQLDALRATGLFDHAPAAFWDILETGRFGGDVWALPEGTVVFAHEPMLRIEAPLWQAQLVETYLLNTLNYQTLIATRAARLRDLAGPEATLLEFGTRRAFSPQASIWAARAALAAGLDATSNVLAALQLGRKPSGTMAHALVMALEALEGSEQDAFTAFHRYFPKAPLLIDTYDSEAAAARLAERMKLEGLELGGVRLDSGDLVELSKSVRSLLPGVPIFASGDLDEYEVERLQRAGASIDGYGFGTKLVTGSPVNGVYKLVEIDNIPTLKGSSGKATYPGRKQVFRLVQDGRFGGDRLGLCTESHPSAQPLLQQVMKQGQRLAHSEPLEAIAQRTRANVAALPSTLRQVICIDPYTPEITPALHSLTEETQARLRG; from the coding sequence ATGGCTGCCTCTGCGCTGAACATTACGCCCGCAGACTACGGATTACTGACCGATCTCTACCAGCTCACAATGGCGGCTTGCTACGTCGGCGAAGACCTAGCACTGCGACCCGCCAGCTTCGAGCTATTTGTGCGGCGGCTGCCCCAGAGCTTTGGCTATCTGGTGGCAATGGGGCTGGAACAAGCCCTGGATTACCTGCAACAGTTGAAATTTAGCACGTCCCAGCTTGACGCACTGAGGGCTACCGGACTGTTTGACCATGCACCTGCTGCGTTTTGGGACATTTTGGAAACCGGGCGCTTTGGCGGCGACGTGTGGGCCTTGCCGGAGGGGACGGTCGTGTTTGCCCATGAACCAATGCTGCGGATCGAAGCACCCCTCTGGCAGGCACAACTGGTGGAAACCTACCTGCTGAACACGCTGAACTATCAAACCCTGATCGCGACGCGGGCGGCGCGGCTGCGAGATTTGGCAGGCCCCGAAGCGACGCTGCTGGAATTTGGCACGCGGCGGGCCTTTAGTCCCCAGGCTTCGATTTGGGCGGCGCGGGCGGCTCTGGCGGCGGGGTTAGACGCGACCTCAAACGTGCTGGCGGCGCTGCAACTGGGACGCAAGCCCAGCGGCACAATGGCTCATGCGCTGGTGATGGCGCTGGAAGCGCTGGAAGGCAGCGAGCAGGATGCGTTCACCGCATTTCATCGCTATTTTCCCAAAGCGCCGCTGCTGATCGATACCTACGATTCTGAGGCGGCGGCGGCCCGGCTAGCCGAGCGGATGAAACTGGAAGGGCTGGAGTTGGGCGGCGTGCGGCTGGATTCTGGTGATCTGGTGGAACTGTCGAAATCCGTGCGATCGCTCCTTCCCGGTGTTCCCATCTTTGCCAGCGGCGACCTAGATGAGTACGAAGTCGAGCGGCTGCAACGGGCGGGAGCGTCCATCGACGGCTATGGCTTTGGTACGAAACTGGTCACGGGTTCTCCGGTCAACGGCGTGTATAAGCTCGTCGAAATCGACAACATCCCGACCCTGAAAGGCTCTAGCGGCAAAGCCACCTACCCCGGTCGCAAGCAGGTGTTTCGCTTGGTGCAGGATGGACGCTTTGGGGGCGATCGCCTCGGTCTTTGCACCGAATCTCACCCCAGCGCCCAACCGCTGCTGCAACAGGTGATGAAGCAGGGCCAGCGCCTTGCTCACTCCGAACCGCTAGAGGCGATCGCCCAGCGAACCCGCGCCAACGTTGCCGCCCTCCCCTCCACCCTCCGTCAGGTCATCTGCATCGACCCCTACACGCCAGAAATCACGCCCGCACTACACAGCCTGACCGAAGAGACGCAGGCGCGGCTGCGGGGATAA
- a CDS encoding MarC family protein, which yields MDISVLTQTFLAIFVLADPLGNAPIVVLLTKGMDLDQKNRVVDRATLVATLILLGFAFVGQPILTYLHISTASLKVAGGLLLLLVALDMLQGEINTYEAEQERDVAITPLALPLLAGPGALTTVTLLMADRPTARLSVVLGIVLSMFVTWIIVRQSTRIEKWLGETGTTIAAKLLGFILAALAVEIGSAGIRELFLS from the coding sequence ATGGACATTTCCGTTCTCACGCAAACATTTCTGGCAATCTTTGTGCTAGCCGATCCGCTGGGCAATGCGCCGATCGTCGTGCTGCTTACCAAGGGCATGGATCTCGACCAAAAAAACCGCGTGGTCGATCGCGCCACGCTGGTTGCCACCCTGATTTTGCTGGGTTTTGCCTTTGTCGGTCAGCCGATTCTCACCTATTTGCACATCAGCACGGCCTCGCTGAAGGTGGCGGGCGGGCTATTGCTGCTGCTCGTGGCGCTGGATATGTTGCAGGGAGAAATTAACACTTATGAGGCGGAGCAAGAGCGCGACGTGGCGATTACGCCGCTGGCACTGCCGCTGCTGGCAGGCCCTGGTGCGCTCACCACCGTCACGCTGCTTATGGCCGATCGCCCTACGGCTCGCCTGAGCGTGGTGCTGGGGATCGTCTTATCAATGTTCGTGACCTGGATCATTGTGCGCCAGTCTACCCGCATTGAAAAATGGCTGGGCGAAACCGGAACCACCATCGCCGCAAAGCTTCTGGGCTTTATCCTGGCAGCGCTGGCAGTAGAAATTGGCAGCGCGGGAATTCGAGAACTATTTTTGTCCTGA
- a CDS encoding DUF3153 domain-containing protein, whose protein sequence is MRRLLPLLLLCLCLTGCIQYDVGITYDSQIHGELVQRIRLDGQIPAARQSTARAWLDGLEQQARKLGGKVRHPSKQESLITIPFNNGKDLAAKFNRFFNPSAEERRQLWGPDLAELPAIAAQMSVRETNLLLVQRNRLSLDLDLRSLAVRGADGRLLVSPGGLLDVDFRLNTPWGVRRVDSTPAAEVGDRGAFPKENRQLAWRLEPGELNHLEAVFWVPSPLGLGTVAIALIVGIGMLIKALLEGDGGVE, encoded by the coding sequence ATGCGCCGCCTCCTACCGCTGCTCCTCCTCTGCCTCTGTCTGACGGGCTGCATTCAATACGACGTGGGCATTACCTACGACAGCCAGATCCACGGAGAACTGGTGCAGCGGATTCGGCTGGATGGGCAGATTCCGGCGGCGCGGCAATCGACGGCGCGGGCATGGCTGGATGGCCTGGAGCAACAGGCGCGGAAACTGGGTGGCAAGGTGCGCCACCCGTCGAAGCAGGAGTCGCTAATTACCATTCCGTTTAATAATGGCAAAGACTTGGCCGCGAAGTTCAACCGCTTTTTTAACCCGTCTGCGGAGGAGCGGCGGCAGCTTTGGGGGCCAGATCTGGCGGAACTACCTGCGATCGCCGCTCAGATGAGTGTCCGTGAAACGAACCTGCTGCTGGTGCAGCGCAATCGGCTAAGTTTAGATTTGGACTTGCGATCGCTCGCCGTTCGGGGAGCGGATGGCCGCCTGCTGGTGTCGCCCGGTGGTCTGCTGGATGTCGATTTCAGGCTCAACACGCCTTGGGGGGTGCGGCGCGTGGACAGCACCCCAGCAGCGGAGGTGGGCGATCGCGGAGCGTTTCCGAAGGAAAATCGCCAGCTTGCCTGGAGGCTGGAACCCGGCGAGCTGAATCATTTGGAGGCGGTGTTTTGGGTTCCCAGTCCTCTGGGTTTAGGAACCGTGGCGATCGCCCTCATCGTCGGCATCGGTATGCTGATTAAAGCGTTGCTGGAGGGGGACGGGGGAGTGGAGTGA
- a CDS encoding glycosyltransferase family 2 protein, giving the protein MLLLNFLLLGLAGLLLVPVLVLFVECAMALLPLPAPRMRGRRVHLRTTVLMPAHNEAAGIGAAIATILPQLQAGDRLLVVADNCTDDTAAVAFAAGAEVIERRDPDRRGKGYALDFGLRHLAKNPPEVVVMADADCWMNAGALSDIASLSAATHRPVQAVYLMETPPRPSAASAVSSLAFLVKNQVRLLGLSRLGLPSLLTGTGMAFPWDVIRQVSLASGNIVEDMQLGLDLAIAGHPPLFCATAYVMGLLPARRTAADQQRTRWEHGHLHTLMTQVPRLLRQALRQGRIDLLAIALDLAVPPLSLLVMLWAMTLGLAAIALPLGASPLPAALLLAQGCLLLGALSGAWVRFGTALIPAHALLSIPLYVLRKIPRYFGFFTNRQTQWIRTEREPEVGS; this is encoded by the coding sequence ATGCTGTTGCTTAATTTTTTGCTACTGGGTCTTGCGGGGCTGCTGCTGGTGCCCGTACTGGTACTGTTTGTGGAATGTGCGATGGCGCTACTGCCGCTGCCTGCGCCTAGAATGCGCGGACGCAGAGTGCATCTCCGAACGACGGTGCTGATGCCTGCTCACAACGAAGCGGCGGGCATTGGCGCGGCGATCGCCACGATTTTGCCGCAGCTCCAGGCGGGCGATCGCCTGCTGGTGGTAGCCGACAACTGCACCGACGATACCGCCGCTGTAGCCTTTGCGGCTGGCGCTGAGGTGATTGAGCGGCGCGATCCCGATCGTCGTGGCAAGGGCTATGCGCTGGATTTTGGGCTGCGCCACCTTGCCAAAAACCCGCCAGAAGTGGTGGTAATGGCCGATGCAGACTGCTGGATGAACGCTGGCGCACTGTCCGATATCGCCAGCCTATCAGCGGCAACCCATCGCCCGGTGCAGGCAGTTTATTTGATGGAAACGCCGCCCCGCCCCAGTGCCGCCAGCGCTGTGTCCTCCCTGGCGTTTCTGGTAAAAAATCAGGTGCGCCTGCTGGGGCTATCCCGCCTGGGGCTACCATCGCTGCTGACGGGCACGGGCATGGCCTTTCCCTGGGACGTGATTCGGCAGGTGTCCCTGGCCAGCGGCAATATTGTGGAAGATATGCAGCTTGGGCTGGACTTGGCGATCGCCGGCCATCCGCCCCTGTTTTGCGCCACCGCCTACGTGATGGGGCTGTTGCCCGCCCGCCGAACCGCCGCCGACCAGCAGCGCACCCGCTGGGAGCATGGCCATCTGCACACACTGATGACTCAAGTTCCCCGACTGCTGCGGCAAGCGCTGCGGCAAGGGCGTATTGACCTGCTGGCGATCGCCCTTGATCTGGCCGTGCCGCCCCTATCGCTGCTGGTGATGCTGTGGGCAATGACTTTGGGTCTGGCGGCGATCGCCCTGCCGCTGGGTGCCTCTCCCCTGCCTGCGGCGCTGCTGCTGGCCCAGGGCTGCCTGCTGCTGGGCGCGCTCTCCGGCGCATGGGTTCGCTTTGGCACAGCGCTGATCCCCGCCCATGCGCTGCTGAGCATTCCGCTCTACGTGCTTCGCAAGATTCCCCGCTACTTCGGCTTCTTCACAAACCGTCAAACCCAGTGGATTCGGACAGAGCGAGAGCCAGAGGTTGGGAGCTAG
- a CDS encoding NF041680 family putative transposase, protein MIFNELQQFRQTLYASLGNARDALFDLMDAVLVSACIVSFVRLSQSPVFRRQWSSTYEALRDSRLPRSKVLKLLVQQIPTQQQPLLAGDASRWNRPAARRLKDRTLSGRTGHAPIAGQNYSTLAWIAEDRGSWALPLRHERITSFETPASKAAFQLKQVTRQLAVRPLAIYDRGYGNASFVNQTAGIEADLLLRVTSNRCVYGAPPAYRGRGAPAKHGHKMKLNDPDTWSVPVETVEVDDPNWGRVRVSRWSAYHFRKSPKRAMEVLRVEVLETQSSTRRLAPLWLVWLGEQMPPLETLWLHYLRRFAIEHWYRFAKQRLYWTHPQFSSVSATEQWSSLMPLLSWQLWLARKDCTDHPLPWQAPQETLTPGRVAQAFAGILAAIGTPAPAPKPRGKSPGRGKGHKPTPRPCYPMVKKRASKRKTSEQSLNSPVATAA, encoded by the coding sequence ATGATTTTCAACGAACTTCAGCAATTTCGCCAAACGTTGTATGCCAGCTTGGGAAACGCCAGAGATGCCCTGTTTGATCTGATGGATGCCGTGTTAGTGAGTGCGTGCATCGTGTCGTTTGTGAGGCTATCGCAGAGTCCTGTCTTTCGTCGCCAGTGGTCGAGCACCTATGAAGCGTTGCGCGATAGCCGCCTACCCCGATCAAAGGTGCTGAAGCTGTTGGTGCAGCAGATACCGACTCAGCAGCAACCGTTGTTGGCAGGTGATGCGAGTCGGTGGAACCGTCCTGCTGCCAGGCGTTTGAAAGACCGCACCTTATCAGGCAGAACAGGACATGCCCCGATAGCCGGACAAAACTACAGTACCTTAGCCTGGATTGCTGAAGACAGGGGCAGTTGGGCATTACCATTGCGGCATGAGCGCATCACCAGCTTTGAAACACCCGCCAGTAAAGCGGCATTCCAACTCAAACAAGTGACTCGGCAGTTAGCGGTGCGTCCGTTGGCGATCTACGACCGAGGGTACGGCAATGCCAGTTTTGTCAACCAAACGGCAGGGATTGAGGCAGACTTGCTGCTGCGGGTTACATCCAATCGATGTGTCTATGGCGCGCCCCCAGCGTATCGAGGGCGAGGCGCACCTGCCAAGCATGGACATAAGATGAAACTCAATGACCCTGACACTTGGAGTGTCCCGGTCGAAACCGTTGAAGTCGATGATCCCAACTGGGGACGAGTGCGGGTCAGTCGTTGGAGTGCATACCATTTCCGCAAATCCCCCAAACGGGCAATGGAAGTGTTGCGCGTGGAGGTGCTGGAGACACAGAGCAGCACGCGACGCTTGGCTCCTTTGTGGTTAGTTTGGCTGGGTGAGCAGATGCCTCCGTTAGAAACCCTGTGGTTGCACTACCTCCGTCGCTTTGCCATTGAACACTGGTATCGCTTTGCCAAGCAGAGGCTATATTGGACACATCCCCAGTTCAGTTCTGTATCGGCAACCGAACAGTGGAGCAGCCTGATGCCGTTGCTCAGTTGGCAGTTGTGGTTAGCGCGAAAGGACTGTACTGACCACCCCTTGCCCTGGCAGGCACCGCAAGAAACGTTGACTCCGGGTCGGGTCGCACAAGCGTTTGCAGGCATTTTGGCAGCGATTGGCACCCCTGCTCCTGCGCCTAAACCTCGTGGTAAATCGCCAGGACGAGGCAAGGGGCACAAGCCAACTCCTCGTCCCTGCTATCCGATGGTCAAAAAACGAGCCTCGAAACGCAAGACATCCGAACAATCCCTGAACAGTCCGGTTGCAACAGCAGCTTAA
- a CDS encoding type IIL restriction-modification enzyme MmeI: MPNEPRLATFVSCCKEHFAQGDEKSESQSFLNEFFRAFGYESAKHAGAEFEYRVDRGGEKGHKGYADLVWKPRLLVEMKSRGANLKHHYDQLERYWMRLAPKPKYSILSNFDEFWIFDFNNQVDAPVDVIRLEELPNRASAFGFMYPDEKPPVFQNNQVEITERNAQLMGQLYRDLSNRAKKTNHLDFDEQAAQRFVLQCVLAMFAEDRGLLPCDMFVSCLEDCIQRKGSSYDILGGLFNAMNQRGIVPAGRYRGVDYFNGGLFAKIHSIELSPEDLKLLEDCAKQRWDLVRPSIFGSIFESAIDPVKRHAHGVHFTSEADIRQIVIPTITEPWEDLIADFSLD; this comes from the coding sequence GTGCCAAACGAACCCCGACTCGCGACCTTTGTTTCCTGCTGCAAAGAACACTTTGCTCAGGGTGACGAGAAAAGTGAATCCCAATCGTTTTTGAACGAATTCTTTAGAGCCTTTGGATACGAAAGTGCCAAACACGCCGGAGCCGAGTTTGAATATCGGGTAGATCGTGGCGGCGAAAAAGGGCACAAGGGCTATGCGGATCTCGTGTGGAAGCCACGCCTATTGGTCGAGATGAAATCCAGGGGCGCGAACCTCAAGCACCACTACGACCAGCTTGAACGCTACTGGATGAGGCTTGCGCCAAAACCCAAATACTCAATCCTGAGCAACTTTGATGAGTTCTGGATCTTTGACTTCAACAACCAAGTTGATGCGCCAGTCGATGTCATCAGGTTAGAGGAATTGCCCAATCGGGCAAGTGCCTTTGGCTTCATGTATCCAGATGAGAAGCCGCCTGTCTTTCAAAACAATCAGGTCGAGATCACAGAGCGCAACGCTCAACTGATGGGGCAACTCTATCGAGACCTGAGCAACAGAGCCAAAAAGACAAACCATCTTGACTTTGATGAACAGGCAGCCCAGCGGTTTGTGTTGCAGTGCGTTTTGGCGATGTTTGCCGAAGACCGGGGCTTATTGCCTTGCGATATGTTTGTTTCGTGCCTAGAGGACTGCATTCAGCGCAAAGGCAGTTCCTACGACATCCTGGGTGGCTTGTTCAACGCGATGAACCAACGGGGCATCGTTCCGGCGGGTCGCTATCGCGGCGTTGACTATTTCAACGGTGGGCTATTCGCCAAAATCCACTCGATTGAGCTTAGCCCAGAAGATCTCAAGCTTTTGGAAGACTGCGCCAAACAACGATGGGATCTGGTTCGTCCTTCCATCTTTGGCAGCATCTTTGAATCTGCGATTGACCCGGTAAAACGCCATGCCCACGGGGTACATTTCACCTCCGAAGCTGACATTCGGCAAATCGTCATCCCGACCATCACGGAACCGTGGGAAGACCTAATTGCTGACTTTAGTTTGGACTAA
- a CDS encoding ISKra4 family transposase (programmed frameshift), translated as MDATKEAQIKAHALALAELLYDETDPEQVKTLAGIEVAVRDHLLEYVGPEIGKFFICTSSGTSSGRKRHIQSIVGRLSLSQRQSQRLKVKARTQWSPQVETCCLLLSANEAYARAADDIAVLTGVCVSGSTQQRLVHRQDLEPPAVDSGVKEMSLDGGKVRLRTPQGQPCQWRDYKGVNLHQCSISAFYKDNDSLVNWLNQQPLAHPLVCLGDGHDGIWNLFSQIGHRSERLEILDWYHLMENLGNVGGSQQRLDAVEACLWQGDVDGAVRLFDDWSHERVDQFIGYLAKHRLRIVNYSYYQAEGISIGSGAVESTIKQIGRRVKISGAQWKEDNVPQVLRHRCAYLNGQFSS; from the exons ATGGATGCCACCAAGGAAGCCCAAATCAAAGCCCATGCACTGGCGTTAGCGGAGTTGCTTTACGACGAGACAGACCCTGAACAAGTCAAAACATTGGCCGGGATCGAAGTCGCCGTTCGTGACCACCTACTGGAGTATGTGGGGCCTGAGATCGGAA AATTTTTTATCTGCACAAGCAGCGGCACAAGCTCTGGGCGAAAGCGGCACATCCAGAGTATCGTCGGACGCTTAAGTCTGAGTCAGCGCCAGAGCCAGCGGCTTAAGGTCAAGGCCCGCACCCAGTGGAGTCCTCAGGTTGAGACGTGCTGCTTGCTGCTGAGTGCCAACGAAGCCTATGCGCGAGCTGCCGACGATATCGCTGTGCTCACCGGGGTGTGCGTGTCAGGGAGTACCCAGCAACGGCTGGTGCATCGTCAAGACCTAGAGCCACCAGCGGTGGACAGCGGGGTTAAGGAAATGAGCTTAGACGGGGGCAAAGTCCGTCTGCGGACTCCTCAGGGGCAGCCCTGCCAGTGGCGCGATTACAAGGGGGTAAACCTGCATCAGTGCAGCATTAGCGCCTTCTACAAAGACAACGACAGCTTGGTCAACTGGCTCAACCAGCAGCCCTTAGCGCATCCCCTCGTTTGTCTTGGGGATGGTCACGACGGCATCTGGAACCTGTTTTCACAGATCGGGCATCGCAGCGAGCGCCTTGAGATCTTGGACTGGTACCACCTGATGGAGAATTTGGGTAACGTGGGTGGGTCTCAACAGCGTCTTGATGCCGTCGAAGCCTGCTTGTGGCAAGGGGATGTGGATGGGGCGGTTAGGCTATTCGACGACTGGTCCCATGAGCGGGTAGACCAGTTTATCGGCTATCTGGCTAAGCATCGGCTCCGTATCGTTAACTACAGCTACTACCAAGCTGAGGGGATTTCAATTGGCTCGGGTGCCGTGGAGTCGACTATCAAGCAAATTGGTAGGCGGGTGAAAATTTCAGGCGCTCAGTGGAAGGAAGACAACGTTCCACAAGTCCTTCGCCATCGCTGCGCTTATCTCAATGGTCAATTCTCATCCTGA
- a CDS encoding ATP-binding protein, whose translation MWCEPMDLDELIRVADAVVRQELKRPLSDLERYVLQESFKGKSYEQMTDGWAFKTVKDAGSRLWKCFSQALGDGVKVQKSTFQMALVRLSERLGHRPPEPAQAALSPDLSLQKKSINLPTNPFGDRGCITDPSRFFDRYEILRQVFEALHHGVSVSLVGESRIGKSSLLAMICAKGPAKLQLPPTAFVQLNMQSIRDEAEFFEALCQELGIEPPCRGYALRRKLKDTHHILCLDEVERMSHSDDFSGRERTELWGLADGAIAPLTLVTASRLPLSQLFPDSPEQTSPLAGICQTIQVEPFSPAIAQSFIMHRLQNGPIQFTPAQIHQLIAQSGGHPARLQESASDLYRQLLEA comes from the coding sequence GTGTGGTGTGAACCTATGGATCTGGATGAGTTGATCAGGGTTGCGGATGCTGTTGTTCGGCAAGAACTCAAACGACCGCTAAGCGATTTGGAGCGCTATGTGCTGCAAGAGTCGTTTAAGGGCAAAAGCTACGAGCAAATGACAGACGGCTGGGCTTTTAAGACGGTGAAAGATGCAGGTTCGCGGCTGTGGAAATGTTTTTCTCAGGCGCTTGGAGATGGCGTAAAAGTTCAGAAGTCTACGTTTCAGATGGCGCTAGTGCGCTTGTCAGAGCGGCTGGGGCATCGCCCGCCCGAACCTGCTCAAGCGGCTCTCTCCCCAGACTTATCCCTTCAAAAAAAGTCAATTAACTTACCTACCAATCCATTTGGCGATCGCGGCTGTATCACCGACCCCTCTCGATTCTTTGACCGATATGAGATTCTCAGGCAGGTCTTTGAAGCGTTGCATCATGGGGTCAGTGTGTCGCTGGTCGGTGAGTCGCGGATAGGAAAGTCTTCTTTGCTGGCGATGATTTGTGCCAAGGGGCCGGCAAAGCTTCAGCTACCGCCCACCGCTTTTGTGCAGCTCAATATGCAGTCGATTCGAGATGAAGCTGAATTTTTTGAAGCGCTGTGTCAGGAACTGGGCATCGAGCCGCCCTGCCGGGGCTATGCGCTGCGTCGCAAGCTGAAAGATACACACCATATCTTGTGTCTGGATGAGGTCGAGCGGATGAGCCATTCCGACGACTTTAGCGGGCGCGAGCGGACAGAACTGTGGGGGCTGGCAGATGGGGCGATCGCCCCCTTAACACTCGTCACCGCCAGTCGCTTGCCCCTGAGCCAGTTGTTTCCCGACTCACCAGAGCAAACCTCCCCACTGGCAGGCATTTGCCAGACTATTCAAGTAGAGCCATTTTCGCCTGCGATCGCCCAATCTTTTATCATGCACCGTTTGCAAAATGGCCCAATCCAGTTCACGCCTGCCCAAATCCACCAGCTAATTGCCCAGAGCGGGGGGCATCCTGCGCGTCTACAAGAGAGTGCGTCAGACCTGTACCGTCAGTTGTTGGAAGCCTGA